The following are from one region of the Capsicum annuum cultivar UCD-10X-F1 chromosome 1, UCD10Xv1.1, whole genome shotgun sequence genome:
- the LOC107855200 gene encoding furcatin hydrolase: protein MGLLQMSFFLLIGILLPISSSSLPNYNISVVPFNKSSFPSDFIFGTASAAYQYEGAANEDGKGPSIWDTFTHNHPERIADHSNGDVAIDFYHRYKDDIKLMKFEGLNGFRFSISWSRVLPYGKLCKGVNKEGIAFYNNLINELLAKGIQPMITLFHWDLPQVLEDEYLGFLNPQIIYDFRDYAELCFKEFGDRVKLWTTINEPSGYAFTGYDIGIFPPMRCSPWRNIGCLAGNSSTEPYIVAHHLLLAHAQTVRLYREKYKALQKGEIGMVLVASWLEPYSKTKEDIDAAQRAIDFSLGWFMHPLTYGDYPEIMCKLVGNRLPKFTIEQAEMVKGSSDFVGLNYYTTMYTANIVTPSKENISYVSDIQVNQTVERNGKLIGEPTGLAAFYVVPRGLSEVLVYTKEKYNNPKIYITENGMSDANVTMVEKGVNDSQRVDFLCCHLLALNAALKKGVDVKGYFAWSFLDDFEWTSGYTQRFGLNYVDYEDNLKRYPKHSALWLKKFLLN, encoded by the exons ATGGGATTGCTTCAGATGTCTTTCTTTCTCTTAATTGGGATATTATTACCGATAAGTAGTTCTTCCCTGCCTAATTATAATATCTCAGTAGTACCATTTAATAAAAGCAGTTTTCCATCAGATTTCATCTTTGGAACTGCCTCTGCTGCTTATCAG TATGAAGGAGCAGCAAATGAAGATGGTAAAGGTCCAAGTATCTGGGATACCTTTACCCACAATCATCCTG AAAGGATAGCTGACCATAGCAACGGTGATGTAGCTATTGACTTTTACCATCGTTACAAG GATGATATAAAGCTAATGAAATTTGAAGGATTGAATGGTTTCAGATTTTCAATCTCTTGGTCAAGAGTTTTACCAT ATGGGAAGCTTTGTAAAGGGGTAAACAAAGAGGGCATTGCCTTCTATAATAATCTTATCAATGAGCTCCTAGCTAAAG GTATACAACCTATGATTACCCTATTCCATTGGGATCTACCCCAAGTCCTTGAAGATGAGTATCTTGGCTTTCTAAACCCTCAAATTAT CTATGATTTTCGAGATTATGCAGAGTTGTGCTTCAAAGAATTTGGTGATAGAGTAAAACTTTGGACCACAATAAATGAACCAAGTGGCTATGCATTTACTGGTTATGACATTGGCATTTTCCCTCCTATGAGATGTTCTCCTTGGAGGAACATTGGTTGTCTTGCTGGCAATTCTTCTACAGAGCCTTACATAGTTGCCCATCATTTGCTTCTTGCTCATGCACAAACAGTCAGGTTATACAGAGAGAAATATAAG GCATTACAGAAAGGGGAGATAGGAATGGTACTAGTGGCTAGTTGGCTCGAGCCCTATTCCAAGACGAAGGAAGATATAGATGCTGCTCAACGAGCCATTGACTTCTCCCTTGGATG GTTTATGCATCCATTAACCTATGGTGATTATCCAGAAATTATGTGCAAACTCGTAGGAAATCGTTTACCAAAATTCACAATAGAGCAAGCTGAGATGGTGAAGGGTTCCTCTGATTTCGTGGGACTAAATTACTATACAACAATGTACACAGCAAATATTGTTACTCCAAGTAAAGAAAACATTAGCTATGTATCAGATATTCAAGTAAATCAAACAG tGGAAAGAAATGGAAAGCTCATTGGTGAACCG ACAGGGTTGGCAGCTTTCTATGTTGTCCCAAGAGGACTTTCAGAAGTTCTTGTCtatacaaaagaaaagtataataATCCAAAAATTTACATTACAGAAAACG GTATGAGTGATGCAAATGTAACAATGGTTGAGAAAGGAGTCAATGACTCCCAGAGGGTGGATTTCTTATGTTGCCATCTCTTGGCCCTTAATGCAGCCCTTAA GAAAGGCGTGGACGTTAAGGGCTACTTTGCATGGTCATTTTTGGATGATTTCGAATGGACTTCAGGATACACACAAAGATTTGGTCTTAATTATGTTGATTATGAGGATAATCTAAAGAGATATCCCAAACATTCTGCTCTTTGGCTGAAGAAATTTCTTCTTAATTAA